ATGACGGTAGACGAAGCCAACCACGCGAACACCGTCGGAAGTTCCTGGCGGCGGGTGGTCAGCCTCCTGGAGAACGACCACCGGGTCACCCCCCGGCAGCGCGGCTTCGTGATCCTCGCCCAGGCGCAGGGCCTGATCGGATCCACCCTGCTGGTGGCCGTTCCCAATGAGCTCACCCGTGAGGTCCTGCAGACCCAGGTCAAGGAAGCCCTCGACGACGCACTGCGCGATGTCTTTTCCGACGAGATCCGCTGCGCGATCGACGTCGACACCGAGCTGGTGCCGCTGCACGTGGAACCGGAACCCACCGACGAGCTGTCCCTGGTGGCCGACCCCTTGGTGGAGCTGAAGCCCCAGCCGATGCTGCCGAGCACTTCCCACGAATTCGGCCGCCTCAACCCGAAGTACGTTTTTGACACGTTCGTGATCGGTTCCTCCAACCGCTTTGCGCACGCGGCCGCCGTCGCTGTCGCCGAGGCCCCCGCCAAGGCCTACAACCCGCTGTTCATCTACGGCGACTCCGGCCTGGGCAAGACCCACCTGCTGCACGCGATCGGTCACTACGCCCGCCGGCTCTACAGCGGCATTCGGGTCCGCTACGTGAACTCCGAGGAATTCACCAACGACTTCATCAACTCGATCCGCGACGATGAAGGCACAAGCTTCAAAACCACCTACCGCAATGTCGATGTCCTGCTGATCGATGACATCCAGTTCCTCGCGGGCAAGGACCGGACGCTCGAGGAGTTCTTCCACACCTTCAACGCCCTGCACAACAACAACAAGCAGGTCGTCATCACCTCCGACCAGCCGCCCAAGCTGCTTGCCGGCTTCGAGGACCGCATGAAGTCGCGCTTCGAGTGGGGCCTGCTGACGGACATCCAGCCGCCGGAACTGGAAACCCGCATCGCGATCCTTCGCAAGAAAGCCCTGAGCGAAGGCCTCTCCGCCCCCGACGACGCCCTGGAGTACATCGCGTCGAAGATCTCCAGCAACATCCGCGAGCTCGAGGGTGCGCTGATCCGTGTCACGGCCTTCGCGAGCCTGAACCGGCAGCCGGTGGATGTGGCCCTGGCCGAGATGGTGCTCAAGGACCTGATCACCGACGACGGCGCCCAGGAGATCACCTCGGCGCAGATCCTCACCCAGACTGCCGACTACTTCAAGCTCAGCATGGAGGAACTCTGCAGCAAGTCCCGGACCCGGACGCTGGTCACCGCGAGGCAGATCGCCATGTACCTGTGCCGGGAGCTCACGGACATGTCCCTGCCCAAAATCGGCCAGGAACTTGGCGGCCGGGACCACACCACGGTGATCCACGCCGACCGGAAGATCCGCGAGCTCATGGCGGAGCGCCGCGTGATCTACAACCAGGTCACCGAACTGACTAACCGCATCAAGCAGCAGCAGCGCAATTCCTAAGCTCCCGCGCCGCGCACTCATACCTTATTAACAGTGTGCTGTGGACAACCCTGTGGATAGTTAAGGGGACAACCGCGGTTAATGGGCTTAAAACCCTTAAGGCGCCTGTGGATCGGCGAAACGGCCCAAAATGTTGTCCCCATCCACACCCTGTTTAAAACCTGCTCCACCCACAGTCCGTGAACAGGCCTTAACCGCGGAACTGCACCGCGAGATCGAGTTATCCACAGTTTCCACAGCAGTTATTAACACTACTAATCCCAAGAAAATGAAATTCCCTCAAACAACAGTTTCTTCTCGACCCTCCACCGGCCGGCCCAAGGCCGTGCTGAACCACGGCCGAGAACCACAGTGGTGTAACCCGGGGATGGGAGAACTCGGTTCTTGGGGCTAAGCTGTCTGCAGTGCGTCCGTCCCGGACACGCTCTTGTCATTCGCTTCCCGGAACCGGGGCCGGGTGACGGGCCTCCGGGGTGCATGCACTTAGCTTTTTGGCGGCTCCGGCACGACGTCCGGAACCGCCATGGCACTAGGACTTTTAGTGCCGATTTTTAGTGATGATTCCTAGCGATGTCAGCAGCAATGAAAGGCGGCACCCTTCCGTGAAGTTCAGAGTCGAGCGGGACGTCCTGGCCGAAGCCGTGACCTGGGCCGCCCGGTCGTTGTCTCCGCGGCCGCCCGTTCCAGTGCTTTCCGGTCTGCTCCTCAAGGCCGAAGCCGGCACCGTGAGCCTCTCGAGCTTTGACTACGAGACCTCGGCCCGCCTGGAAATTCCTGCCGACATCAGCACCGAAGGCACCATCCTGGTTTCCGGCCGTCTGCTGGCCGACATCTGCCGCAGCCTCCCGTCCGCACCCGTGGACATCGAGACCGACGGCAACAAAGTCACGCTGAGCTGCCGCCGAAGCAGCTTCCACCTGGCCACCATGCCGGAGGCGGAATACCCGCCGCTGCCCGCACTTCCGCCCATCAGCGGCACGGTGCCGGGTGATTCGTTCGCCCAGGCCGTTTCGCAGGTAATCATCGCGGCCAGCAAGGACGACACCCTGCCCATCCTGACCGGCGTCCGGATGGAAATCGAAGACGACCTCATCACGCTGCTGGCCACCGACCGCTACCGGCTGGCCATGCGCGAAGTCCCGTGGAAACCCGCCACCCCCGGAATCTCCACGAGCGCCCTGGTCAAAGCAAAGACCCTGAACGAAGTAGCCAAGACCCTCGGCGGCAGTGGCGACATCAACCTCGCCCTCGCCGACGACGACAGCCGGCTGATCGGCTTCGAGAGCGGCGGCCGCACCACGACGTCCCTCCTGGTCGACGGCGACTACCCGAAGATCCGCTCGCTGTTCCCGGACTCCACCCCGATCCACGCCACCGTGCAGACCCAGGAACTGGTCGAAGCCGTTCGCCGTGTCTCGCTGGTGGCCGAACGGAACACCCCGGTCCGGCTCGCGTTCACCCAGGGTCAACTGCACCTCGATGCCGGCACCGGCGAGGACGCCCAGGCCTCGGAAGAGCTTGAAGCCCAGCTCACCGGTGAGGACATCACGGTTGCCTTCAACCCGCACTACCTCATCGAGGGCCTCAGCGTGATCGAGACCAAGTTCGTCCGGTTCTCCTTCACCACGGCTCCGAAGCCGGCGATGATCACCGCCCAACAGGACGCCGACGGCGAAGACCAGGGCGACTACCGTTACCTGGTCATGCCGGTCCGCCTGCCCAACTAGTCCCCACCGCCACCCTCGCCTCGCCTCGCAAGCTTGGCCAGGGAACCCTGGCGGCGTGGGCCCAGGCCGTTGTCGTCCTGGGCCCCAAAACGACACCCGAAACCCCAGCGCAGAAAAGAGTTCACACCGTGCACATCGGACTGATCGGCCTTGGAAAAATGGGTTTCAACATGCGCGAACGCCTGCGCAAGGGCGGGGTCGAAGTCACCGGCTTCGACCGCAACCCGGACGTTACCGACGTCGCCAGCATCGACGAGCTGATCGCCGCGGTTCCGGTGCCCCGGGTGATCTGGGTTATGGTCCCCGCCGGCGACATCACCGACGCCGTGATCACCGAACTCGGCAGCAAGCTCGACGCCGGCGACCTCGTGATTGACGGCGGGAACTCGCGGTTCACCGAAGATCAAAAGCACGCCGCCGCGCTGGCTGAACTGGGTATCCACTTCGCCGACTGCGGCGTTTCCGGTGGCGTCTGGGGTCTCCAGAACGGCTACGGACTGATGGCCGGCGGCGACGCGGCCGACATCGAACGGGCACTCCCGGTCTTTGATGCGCTCCGGCCGGAAGGTGAGCGTGCGGACAGCTTCGTCCATGTGGGCGGTGTGGGTGCCGGACACTACGCCAAGATGGTGCACAACGGCATCGAATACGGCCTGATGCAGGCTTACGCGGAAGGCTATGAACTCCTCGCCGCAAAGGACATCGTCTCCGATCTGCCGGGAACCTTCCGGGCCTGGCAGAAGGGCACGGTCGTGCGCTCTTGGCTGTTGGACCTGATGGTCAAGGCCCTGGATGAGGATCCCGGGCTGGAATCCATCGACGACTACGTCGAAGATTCCGGCGAAGGCCGCTGGACCGTCGAGGAAGCGATCGCCAATGCCGTGCCGGCACCGGCCATCACCGCGGCCCTTTTTGCGCGCTTCTCCTCCCGCGAAGACAGCTCGCCGGCGATGAAGATGGTGTCCGCGCTGCGCCACCAGTTCGGTGGCCACGCCACCCGGCCGGCCAAGTAATTCCTGGAGTCCTGAAACCGGCGTGTACCTAGAACAACTTTCGCT
The nucleotide sequence above comes from Arthrobacter sp. KBS0702. Encoded proteins:
- the dnaN gene encoding DNA polymerase III subunit beta → MKFRVERDVLAEAVTWAARSLSPRPPVPVLSGLLLKAEAGTVSLSSFDYETSARLEIPADISTEGTILVSGRLLADICRSLPSAPVDIETDGNKVTLSCRRSSFHLATMPEAEYPPLPALPPISGTVPGDSFAQAVSQVIIAASKDDTLPILTGVRMEIEDDLITLLATDRYRLAMREVPWKPATPGISTSALVKAKTLNEVAKTLGGSGDINLALADDDSRLIGFESGGRTTTSLLVDGDYPKIRSLFPDSTPIHATVQTQELVEAVRRVSLVAERNTPVRLAFTQGQLHLDAGTGEDAQASEELEAQLTGEDITVAFNPHYLIEGLSVIETKFVRFSFTTAPKPAMITAQQDADGEDQGDYRYLVMPVRLPN
- the gnd gene encoding phosphogluconate dehydrogenase (NAD(+)-dependent, decarboxylating); its protein translation is MHIGLIGLGKMGFNMRERLRKGGVEVTGFDRNPDVTDVASIDELIAAVPVPRVIWVMVPAGDITDAVITELGSKLDAGDLVIDGGNSRFTEDQKHAAALAELGIHFADCGVSGGVWGLQNGYGLMAGGDAADIERALPVFDALRPEGERADSFVHVGGVGAGHYAKMVHNGIEYGLMQAYAEGYELLAAKDIVSDLPGTFRAWQKGTVVRSWLLDLMVKALDEDPGLESIDDYVEDSGEGRWTVEEAIANAVPAPAITAALFARFSSREDSSPAMKMVSALRHQFGGHATRPAK
- the dnaA gene encoding chromosomal replication initiator protein DnaA, with the protein product MTVDEANHANTVGSSWRRVVSLLENDHRVTPRQRGFVILAQAQGLIGSTLLVAVPNELTREVLQTQVKEALDDALRDVFSDEIRCAIDVDTELVPLHVEPEPTDELSLVADPLVELKPQPMLPSTSHEFGRLNPKYVFDTFVIGSSNRFAHAAAVAVAEAPAKAYNPLFIYGDSGLGKTHLLHAIGHYARRLYSGIRVRYVNSEEFTNDFINSIRDDEGTSFKTTYRNVDVLLIDDIQFLAGKDRTLEEFFHTFNALHNNNKQVVITSDQPPKLLAGFEDRMKSRFEWGLLTDIQPPELETRIAILRKKALSEGLSAPDDALEYIASKISSNIRELEGALIRVTAFASLNRQPVDVALAEMVLKDLITDDGAQEITSAQILTQTADYFKLSMEELCSKSRTRTLVTARQIAMYLCRELTDMSLPKIGQELGGRDHTTVIHADRKIRELMAERRVIYNQVTELTNRIKQQQRNS